The window TTTATGGCAATCATAATGCAGAGGCTTACAGAGAGATAACAGTGAATATTAAGAACATATCCATCTATTAAATGCCAGCGGtaaaaacaaaaattgtaaTGTTCTTCCCAAATTGCTGTTTCATTGGTTTTAATGTTGTTTGGAAATATcagtaacaaaaaaaaaaaaaaaaaaaaagaacataccaTGTTTACGCTTGCAATGTTAGTGAATTTTGTGGGCAAACAGTCAGCAAGTTCATATATAGTAGTATATTTTACCATGTTTATTCATCCTTTTGATGGTTCAAAAAGGCAGATGAAATCCACAATTTTTGTTGTCTTTCAAATTGCTCATAACTCTACTTTGTTAATGACAAGAATTAGTTTATAAATTGAAAGAGAGAGTAATCTTCTCCAAAAGAAGTAGAGGAATAGATATTTACAGAGAAAAAGAGTGTGGGACAAATACGGATAGAATAAGATGGTGAAGAACAGCAATATCCAATAATGAGAAGCAATTAATCAAAAGTTTGCAGTGAAATTTATTGCACACACCTCACTAGTCGATCACACTAGTGTACTATGAAACTTAACATGCAccaaattaaataatataataaaagaaaaatcatgattcaatcattaaaacaaccaagaatttaaggcaagtaaatttaaataagtgctataaaaacaagtaaaatttcgaggactcACAACATCAACAAAGATTCAGCACCTGCACTTGTTTTTATAGGAAATGGCAATGGAATAGTAACCAACTACAAACTAAAAACTAAGACAAAAGATGGAACAAAATAGATTAAACACAAACACAGCTAAAGAAACACAGGACaaaatagaaggaaaaaaagagagaagaacaCACGCACCATCAAGAACAGCAAGCAGCAGCAAAAAGGAGGAAACTTAAGATGAAATGAGAAAATgcagaagaaaagagaacatGCACAAGGTAAATGCAGACAATAACTACATTTTCAAAAAAGAGCAACAAAGAATCAACACCTGCACCTATTTTTATAGGAGATGGCAATGCAATAGTAACTaacttaaaactaaaaatcAAGACAAAAGGTGGAACAAAATCAGTTAAAGAAACACAGGACAAAATAGaaggaaaaaaggagagaagaaCACACGACTTTTAATCAATTTTAAGCTCTGGAATATTAGAGATCTTGGGCCACTCGGAGCCGCTTTGAGGAGTGCATCTTTCGGTTAATAGAGGACAATCACGAATTTCCAGACGTCTTAATTTGAGGCGTTCCATGGCAGCCGTGGAGGGTAAATATTCAAGCTTTGGGCACCATGATAGGATTAGGTCTTCAAGAGACACGAGGTTCCCAAGCCAATCTGGTAAGGCTTCGATTGCTCCGAAGTGTTTTAGAGATAGTGATGTGATGGTAGTCAAGTCTTGAAGCTGATGTGGCAGAGATTTCGTGTCAAACATCCCACCTAAAGACACGTGTCggagtgatgatgaagatgctAATCCAGCCCAATCAAATTCGATTACAGAGTCATCTGAGAAGGGACCAATGTACACTTCCCTTAAGCTGGTAAGATAGCCAAATCCACTAGGCATCTCAGTAATCAAGTTGGAACACCCGTATAATGAGAAGCACTCGAGAGAAGGGAATCGTCGCAAATCAAGGGGAAAGGAGACCAGACTGCGGCAATCGAACAATTTCAGCTTTCGGAGAGACGTACAGGACTCGAACATCTCCACTGGTAATCTTGTTAATGCATCGCAATCATCGACAGTAAATTGCTTAAGAGACTTAAGGAGGCTTTTCTGTCCAAATGAATTTTTAGGATTTGGATATCCAAATGAATCAATTCTCGGGCAACCCCGTATCTTCAAGTGCTCTAAAGCTTGAAATTGATAGAGATCATCTGGCAACTCCCGTAAATTCTCACATAAAGTGACTTCCAATCTCTTAAGACATGCGGCGCAACTCATTCCTCTAAATGTTGTTATATTTTTGGCAATCATCAATTTTACATGCTGAAGAGTTGGAAAAAGACAGAGTCGCTCAAGCATGTCAGTGGGTAGACTGTCACAGCCATTAATTCTCAAGCTGCTCTCTGGTCGTTTCACTATTTTTAGAGACTTGATGCTTTGACGACCCCTTAATTCAAGGGACGAGAGATTGGCTATATTGCTCAAAACCTTTTCTGCCAGCAAAACAtggcaattttttttaatgttcaaTACATCAAGACTTGGGAAACGACTTGGAGTTGGAATGGTGGTCAGCTGGGGGCAGTCACTAATAGATAACTTTTCAAGCACGGGAAACACGTCAGCGGTTGACCTCATTTCGTGTGCGTCCTTCCACTCTTCCAAATTTTTCATGCTTTCAAGAGAGAGAATTTTAAGGGCTGGAAAGAATGTTTGTCTGCTAATAGTGCTACTGTAGAATGAAAGCCCAATGCATGTTGTGTTTTCCAATCTAGTCAAATAGAGGCGCTTGAGGAATGGCAGCTGTCCTAGTGCAGGGAGTTCTCTGCATCTTGTGCAATCCTCCACACGCAACTCCGCCAGTGATGTCAATGTCAAATTCATGAACCATTGTGGAAACTGATCACCCATGAACTTCAAAATTTGTAACTCTTTTAAATTTGGGTGAGGTTGGAGGCCTTCCAAAACATCTTCATCACAATTATTACTTTCCCGATCCCTATTGCCCCACTCAAATACCAGCCGATACATATTTGGCTTTTTAGATAGGTTCGCCAGTTCAGCATCATCTTTGCCATTTACTAATTCAAGATTTCTGATCTCCAAGGAGCCTTTAAGATCTTCCAAGGTTCCAAGCTCTTGGATACCACGACCTTTCTTTTGACGACCTATGCTAAAGAACTCTAGCGTTTGAAGACAAGTCAATCGTCCAATCCTGGATGGCATTTGGATTTCGCGTCCAGTATCATAATAGTGAAGATGTCTCAAGCTAATCAAATTGCTCATCTTCTTTGGAAAACCTTTTTCAAGCGCGTCAATTCTTAGTGTTTGCAAACTATAAAGTTTGCAAAGAGATTCTGGCAAAGTTGTAACCCAAGAACCTGAAATGTCGAGTAAGTGTAAATGTATTAGTTTGCCAATGGAGGTCGGCAACTCTTTGACATCTGCTCCAAACAATTTTAGGACATGCAAGTATTTGAGCTTTGATAACATATCATCAGCTATGCCACCCTCCAGAAATAATGTGCGAAGTGATGCTGATGATTTTTCATTGATTCTTTCGGGTGAGTATACCGCAAGGTAACGGTCCTGATTGCTGCTGTTAcgattcaaaattgattttgcAAAATCGTGCACAAgatcatgcattttataccatgttCTCCACTCCTCTTTAACTTCTTCCAATAAGGAAGTTTGCAGCAAAGTTCTCAGATACTCATATCCTATTTTCTCCATCGTTCTTTCATTTTGGGAATCCGGTTGAAGAAAGCCTTCAGCCATCCAATGCTCAACTAGTAGATCTTGTTCCAATTTAGTATCTTGATCAAAAATTGAGCAATATGCAAAACATTTCTTAACCGGTGCAGGTGACAGATGATCGAAACTCACCTTAATTATTTGCTCAATCCCACCTTGATCTCCATTCAAGAGACTCTCCTCCAAAATAGATAGCCActcctcttttctctttttagatAACAAACCTCCGATTAACTTTGCTGCCAGAGGTAGACCATCACATCTTCTTAAAACTTGCTCCCTTATGTCTTCCAATTCTTTTGGTACTTCTTCCGCCACATTTGCCCATTTTTTCATGATAGACCAGCAGTCATCATTGCATAGCCTTCCTATCTCATGGCGAGTAAAATTGATCGGCGGATGTCTAGACAGAATAGTTGCCACTTCTTGCAGACGAGTGGTAACAAGACACCAGCTCCCTTTCTTAGCATTGAGTCCCGCCAAAGTGCTGAAAAAGTCATCCAACAATACTTCTTGATCATTCCACAAATCATCAAGAACAAGGAAATATCTTTTTTCCTTGAGTTCATGCTGAATTTTTTGAACTATTACCTCCCTACGATCCCCTTCAACCTTTCCTCCTATTAACGATTCTAGAATCATTTTGAAGACCACCTCAATTCTATCTACTTTTTCAGCCACACAAACCCACATTGTTTGGTCAAAATGCCCAACAATTTGCTCATTTTTGTAAATGGCTTTAGCTAGAGTTGTTTTGCCTAAACCACCCATGCCAGTTATGGGAATAACTGAAATAACACTTTCAGTTTCGGTCAACAACTTCTTAACTATTTCTGATTCATCCTCGTCTCTTCCTAGGACATCTCTTCGAACAATAGTAGAGTCGGTCTGTCGGCTTGTTGTGGCTCC is drawn from Coffea arabica cultivar ET-39 chromosome 1c, Coffea Arabica ET-39 HiFi, whole genome shotgun sequence and contains these coding sequences:
- the LOC113689705 gene encoding disease resistance protein RGA2-like, which codes for MADAAVSATIQVGLQTVVSLAADHVNLVREFPTELERLNDSAEMIRGFLAGADEEMHSHDPKLVGVQKWLKQLEEEVFKADNVLDELNYENLRRKVKYQNQLTKKKVFFCFSFFNKIGFRWRLGSMIREINTNLQRIHRDAEGLGLAYKHQVEVAFATIAAGATTSRQTDSTIVRRDVLGRDEDESEIVKKLLTETESVISVIPITGMGGLGKTTLAKAIYKNEQIVGHFDQTMWVCVAEKVDRIEVVFKMILESLIGGKVEGDRREVIVQKIQHELKEKRYFLVLDDLWNDQEVLLDDFFSTLAGLNAKKGSWCLVTTRLQEVATILSRHPPINFTRHEIGRLCNDDCWSIMKKWANVAEEVPKELEDIREQVLRRCDGLPLAAKLIGGLLSKKRKEEWLSILEESLLNGDQGGIEQIIKVSFDHLSPAPVKKCFAYCSIFDQDTKLEQDLLVEHWMAEGFLQPDSQNERTMEKIGYEYLRTLLQTSLLEEVKEEWRTWYKMHDLVHDFAKSILNRNSSNQDRYLAVYSPERINEKSSASLRTLFLEGGIADDMLSKLKYLHVLKLFGADVKELPTSIGKLIHLHLLDISGSWVTTLPESLCKLYSLQTLRIDALEKGFPKKMSNLISLRHLHYYDTGREIQMPSRIGRLTCLQTLEFFSIGRQKKGRGIQELGTLEDLKGSLEIRNLELVNGKDDAELANLSKKPNMYRLVFEWGNRDRESNNCDEDVLEGLQPHPNLKELQILKFMGDQFPQWFMNLTLTSLAELRVEDCTRCRELPALGQLPFLKRLYLTRLENTTCIGLSFYSSTISRQTFFPALKILSLESMKNLEEWKDAHEMRSTADVFPVLEKLSISDCPQLTTIPTPSRFPSLDVLNIKKNCHVLLAEKVLSNIANLSSLELRGRQSIKSLKIVKRPESSLRINGCDSLPTDMLERLCLFPTLQHVKLMIAKNITTFRGMSCAACLKRLEVTLCENLRELPDDLYQFQALEHLKIRGCPRIDSFGYPNPKNSFGQKSLLKSLKQFTVDDCDALTRLPVEMFESCTSLRKLKLFDCRSLVSFPLDLRRFPSLECFSLYGCSNLITEMPSGFGYLTSLREVYIGPFSDDSVIEFDWAGLASSSSLRHVSLGGMFDTKSLPHQLQDLTTITSLSLKHFGAIEALPDWLGNLVSLEDLILSWCPKLEYLPSTAAMERLKLRRLEIRDCPLLTERCTPQSGSEWPKISNIPELKID